From one Lycium barbarum isolate Lr01 chromosome 6, ASM1917538v2, whole genome shotgun sequence genomic stretch:
- the LOC132598681 gene encoding uncharacterized protein LOC132598681 isoform X3 gives MKLFLNRRGHHNQNPNPNHTAMLPELASDSRDGTASSSSAVINSDEEEMEDDVDATASFSGTEIEDEQDGNGEPIVEEEEEDEATSKSLVAVETDNNNNNAFLRAEKPPTDDCCPICFANFVVPCRGPCGHWYCGGCILQYWNYGAALQPCNCPMCSRKLTDLTPESSLYSQQDAEVIEVLKKVRKYNRLFVGGSYGLMLKVLGLPFYMKRVFNEMMNPDRPGAHLNKLRIFAIISCRCSWDSFTHSAPLIFSE, from the exons ATGAAGTTGTTCCTCAATCGTCGAGGTCACCACAATCAAAACCCTAACCCTAATCACACAGCTATGCTTCCCGAATTAGCTTCCGATTCCCGTGACGGAACTGCCTCCTCCTCCTCCGCGGTGATAAATTCCGATGAGGAAGAAATGGAGGATGACGTGGATGCTACGGCGTCGTTTTCGGGCACGGAAATCGAGGATGAGCAGGACGGTAATGGTGAGCCGATAgttgaggaggaggaggaggatgaGGCAACTTCGAAGAGCCTTGTGGCTGTTGAGacagataataataataataatgcgtTTTTGAGGGCGGAAAAACCTCCAACTGATGATTGTTGTCCTATCTGCTTTGCCAATTTTGTTGTTCCTTGCCGAGGTCCCTGTGGCCACTGGTACTGCG GAGGTTGCATTTTGCAGTACTGGAATTATGGTGCCGCACTTCAGCCTTGTAACTGTCCCATGTGTTCGAGGAAGCTTACTGATTTGACACCTGAGTCATCATTGTATAGTCAGCAGGATGCTGAAGTAATTGAGGTCTTGAAAAAAGTTCGAAAGTATAATCGCCTTTTTGTGGGTGGCAGTTATGGCCTCATGCTG AAGGTGCTCGGACTGCCCTTTTACATGAAGAGAGTGTTTAATGAAATGATGAATCCTGACAGGCCTGGTGCTCATTTGAACAAATTGCGAATTTTTGCT ATAATTTCTTGCAGATGTTCCTGGGACTCCTTTACACACTCagcccctttgattttctcagaATAG
- the LOC132644593 gene encoding NAC transcription factor 29-like has translation MAVYSCDHQAKGPSSSRRPLGYRFHPTNKELMKYLLGFVRNKPLPEQYQFMQQVDLYADKEPWQIFEASEGTNNTRYFITPQKKEKPEWKRFARRVGNGTWKTQSKGKEVFDDKGRLMGYVKSLKYIPAKKSSNNANGEWLMTEYSLYGGYLDAKERKNKGYVICKIKKKEKPGDKKKGNNSKVVKDEDMKDAEEFIDSVMQEEVVEEGINGRISSDDIRLVAEDDYQENNIEYLKGDQVEDHILAILDDIDLWGLDFVP, from the coding sequence ATGGCAGTATACTCATGCGATCATCAAGCTAAGGGACCTTCATCTTCTCGTCGTCCGTTGGGATATCGATTTCACCCTACGAACAAGGAACTGATGAAGTATCTATTAGGGTttgtacgaaacaagccacttcCAGAGCAGTATCAGTTCATGCAGCAGGTTGATCTTTACGCGGACAAGGAGCCATGGCAGATTTTCGAAGCTTCTGAGGGCACCAACAACACTCGTTACTTCATTACGCCGCAGAAGAAAGAGAAGCCTGAGTGGAAAAGATTTGCGCGAAGAGTGGGGAACGGAACATGGAAGACACAAAGCAAAGGGAAAGAGGTATTTGACGATAAAGGGAGATTGATGGGGTACGTCAAAAGTTTGAAGTACATCCCAGCTAAAAAATCGTCGAACAATGCTAATGGCGAGTGGTTGATGACTGAGTACTCTCTGTATGGTGGATATTTGGATGCTAAGGAAAGGAAGAACAAGGGTTACGTAATTTGTAAGATCAAGAAGAAGGAAAAACCCGGTGATAAGAAAAAAGGAAACAATAGTAAGGTAGTTAAAGATGAGGATATGAAAGACGCTGAAGAATTCATTGATTCTGTTATGCAAGAAGAAGTAGTTGAAGAAGGCATTAATGGAAGAATATCCAGTGATGATATACGACTCGTCGCGGAAGATGATTATCAGGAGAACAATATCGAATACCTAAAGGGAGACCAAGTTGAAGACCATATACTTGCTATTTTAGATGATATTGATCTGTGGGGTTTAGACTTTGTACCGTAG
- the LOC132598682 gene encoding uncharacterized protein LOC132598682, translating to MEVESPERGKIGGIAMEIPASDDGATTLSPPRVPPRILQKLSEPKTTSPSTVEEIEAKLRGADLRRQKFHEYLSSKARPKPRSPSQSPTHGEDLGQRLEAKLQAAEEKRMSILAKAKLRLTKLDELRQAAKTEAEMRFKQERAELGTKVELRVQQAEVNRMLLLKAKRQRRATLRERTSQSLLRRMARESKYKERVRAAICQKRAAAEKKRMGLLEAEKRRACARVMQARSVAKSVSHQEEVKRREMKNKIEDKLQRAKRQREEYLMQRGKSHNPFCDSYDKIHDQADLLSKKLARCWKQFLTREKTTFHLAKAYTMLGINENTVKVMPFEQLALKIESLNTLQRVKGLLDRLELRFKLSREVDNATSTFGWGDIDHLLKRVASPKKKATPRRSLRSGGAKKTVSNSPAAKPPVKLSRYPVRIVLCAYMILGHPDAVFSGKGEREISLAKSAENFVREFELLLRIILNGSIQTSNGDSDCGLARHRTFKSQLTEFDSAWCSYLNCFVVWKVKDAQSLEEDLVRAACQLELSMIKKCRMTPEGDIGALTHDLKAIQKQVTEDQRLLREKVLNISGDAGIERMDNAISDTRSKFFEAKENGSPVGSPILHSVSPSPTALASASSSLGDSKGENLLEVSDQKPNRVVRSLFRDELSPKVGSSANSSMQSSRIGEGLEMENELIVNESIHGQRLEFAESTKVADEVNNSIKDKVRETMEKAFWDSVMESLKEDEPRYNRVVDLMREARDELCSLAPQSWRQEINEAIDIDILSQLLISGKLDMDYLQKIMDFTLVTLQKLSSPAKEDELKANSQKLFRELADICRDGSGNSFILALVRGLRFVLEKIQLLKQEISKARIRMLEPILKGPAAFDYLSKAFTKRYGLPSVAMTALPLTSQWLLSVRDSMDQEWNEHQEALSGLTSEQDRFLPSATLRTGGSFSVKLTNNHAPSTSTEAVDECQECTGDKVDLLVRLGLLKLVNAVSGLTQEELPETMQLNFFRLRVVQAKVQKIIVIATSILVQRQVLQSMQMVTSAADMDKIVQGSAKALSELLDSNNDAGIQEIIETLGKPLEHGNNGTDVMKLQQIKEIMTRMLSKSLQAGDAIFVHVARAIYLAGKGVVLGGNGRHGRELAEMALRQVGATALINEIVEAASVLVMAARVSVNVHGPWYAQLVHNM from the exons ATGGAAGTGGAGTCGCCGGAAAGAGGGAAAATAGGTGGAATAGCGATGGAAATTCCGGCGAGTGATGACGGAGCAACAACGTTGTCGCCGCCCAGGGTTCCACCTAGGATTCTTCAAAAGCTGTCGGAACCTAAAACAACATCTCCTTCTACTGTTGAAGAAATTGAGGCTAAGCTACGTGGCGCTGATCTTCGTCGACAG AAATTCCATGAGTATCTGTCGAGCAAAGCCAGACCGAAGCCCAGAAGCCCCTCACAGTCTCCAACTCACGGAGAAGATCTTGGACAGCGTCTCGAGGCTAAACTTCAGGCTGCCGAGGAGAAAAG GATGAGCATTCTAGCGAAGGCTAAGTTGCGTCTGACAAAATTAGATGAGTTGAGGCAGGCAGCTAAAACTGAAGCAGAAATGCGCTTCAAACAGGAACGAGCTGAACTGGGTACAAAGGTGGAGTTGCGTGTTCAGCAGGCTGAGGTAAATAGAATGCTTCTCCTAAAAGCTAAACGTCAAAGGAGGGCCACACTGAGGGAGAGGACATCTCAATCATTATTACGTCGAATGGCTCGTGAGAGCAAGTATAAAGAGCGGGTGCGGGCTGCAATTTGTCAAAAGCGTGCGGCTGCTGAGAAGAAGAGGATGGGATTGCTGGAAGCTGAAAAGAGGAGGGCATGTGCTAGAGTCATGCAAGCGCGGAGTGTTGCGAAGTCCGTTTCTCACCAGGAAGAGGTCAAAAGaagggaaatgaaaaataaaatagaagacaAGCTACAAAGG GCAAAGAGACAGAGAGAAGAATACTTGATGCAGAGAGGAAAATCACATAATCCTTTTTGTGACAGTTATGATAAGATACATGACCAGGCTGACCTGCTTTCAAAGAAATTAGCAAG GTGTTGGAAGCAGTTCCTTACACGTGAAAAGACTACCTTCCATCTTGCAAAAGCTTATACTATGCTGGGAATTAATGAGAATACAGTTAAGGTAATGCCATTTGAGCAGCTAGCACTGAAGATTGAATCGCTTAATACACTACAGAGAGTGAAAGGTTTGCTCGATCGGCTTGAGCTTCGCTTCAAATTGTCGCGTGAGGTTGACAATGCCACAAGTACCTTTGGTTGGGGTGACATTGATCATCTTCTCAAGCGAGTAGCTTCACCCAAAAAAAAGGCTACACCAAGGAGATCTCTCCGCAGTGGTGGTGCAAAAAAAACAGTATCCAACTCACCAGCAGCCAAACCTCCAGTTAAGCTGTCGAGGTATCCAGTTCGAATCGTGCTGTGTGCATATATGATTCTAGGTCACCCTGATGCAGTGTTCAGTGGTAAAGGGGAGCGTGAGATTTCCCTGGCCAAATCTGCTGAAAATTTTGTCAGAGAGTTCGAGCTGCTGCTTAGGATAATTTTGAATGGCTCCATCCAGACTTCCAATGGGGATTCTGATTGTGGATTGGCAAGGCACAGGACCTTCAAGTCGCAACTGACAGAGTTTGATTCAGCATGGTGCTCTTACTTGAATTGCTTTGTGGTGTGGAAGGTTAAAGATGCCCAGTCTTTAGAGGAGGATTTGGTTAGAGCTGCTTGCCAGCTTGAACTCTCTATGATTAAAAAATGCCGAATGACTCCTGAAGGAGATATTGGTGCTCTTACTCATGATCTGAAGGCTATCCAGAAACAG GTGACAGAAGATCAGAGACTTCTCAGAGAAAAGGTGCTCAATATTAGTGGAGATGCTGGTATTGAACGGATGGACAATGCAATTTCTGACACACGAAGCAAATTTTTCGAAGCTAAAGAAAATGGGAGTCCTGTGGGCTCTCCAATTTTGCATTCAGTATCTCCAAGCCCAACTGCTCTTGCAAGTGCCTCTTCTTCTCTTGGGGATTCTAAAGGAGAGAATTTGCTTGAGGTGAGTGATCAGAAGCCAAACCGTGTGGTGCGCTCCTTATTTAGGGATGAACTAAGTCCAAAGGTCGGTTCTTCTGCCAATAGCAGCATGCAGTCATCCCGTATCGGTGAGGGATTGGAAATGGAGAATGAATTAATTGTGAACGAGTCTATTCATGGTCAGCGTCTTGAATTTGCTGAGTCTACAAAAGTTGCTGATGAAGTCAATAATAGTATTAAG GACAAAGTCAGAGAAACAATGGAGAAGGCTTTCTGGGATAGTGTTATGGAATCCTTGAAAGAGGATGAACCTAGATACAACCGAGTTGTTGATCTAATGAGAGAAGCCAGAGATGAACTTTGTAGCTTGGCTCCTCAGAGCTGGAGACAAGAGATTAATGAAGCTATAGATATTGACATTCTCTCTCAG TTGTTGATCTCAGGCAAACTTGACATGGATTATCTCCAAAAGATCATGGATTTCACACTGGTCACTTTGCAGAAACTCTCCTCTCCAGCTAAGGAGGATGAGCTAAAAGCAAATAGTCAAAAGCTGTTTAGAGAACTAGCTGATATATGTCGGGATgggtctggaaattcatttatcCTGGCACTAGTCAGGGGTTTGCGTTTTGTACTGGAAAAGATACAG CTGCTGAAACAAGAAATAAGCAAGGCAAGGATTAGAATGTTGGAACCGATTCTCAAAGGACCTGCAGCTTTTGATTATTTGAGCAAAGCTTTCACCAAGCGTTACGGTCTTCCTTCTGTGGCTATGACCGCCTTACCCTTAACATCGCAGTGGCTTTTATCTGTCAGAGATTCTATGGACCAGGAATGGAATGAACACCAGGAGGCTCTATCAGGCCTGACAAGTGAACAGGATCGTTTCCTTCCTTCTGCCACCCTTAGAACTGGAGGAAGCTTTTCAGTTAAATTGACTAATAATCATGCACCTTCGACCTCTACAG AAGCTGTAGATGAATGCCAAGAATGCACGGGGGATAAGGTTGATTTATTGGTGAGGCTGGgcttgttaaagttggtaaatgCAGTATCTGGTCTGACGCAAGAAGAGTTGCCTGAAACTATGCAGCTGAACTTCTTTAGACTAAGGGTTGTTCAGGCAAAAGTCCAAAAAATCATTGTAATAGCTACCAG CATTCTAGTCCAAAGACAGGTTCTTCAGAGTATGCAAATGGTAACAAGTGCAGCAGATATGGATAAAATTGTTCAGGGAAGTGCCAAAGCGCTTTCTGAGCTCCTCGACTCCAACAATGATGCTGGTATTCAAGAGATCATAGAGACACTTGGCAAACCTTTAGAGCATGGCAACAATGGTACTGATGTGATGAAGCTTCAGCAGATCAAGGAGATCATGACTAGGATGTTGTCCAAGAGCCTGCAAGCTGGGGATGCTATTTTTGTACATGTAGCCCGGGCAATATATTTGGCTGGAAAAGGAGTTGTACTTGGGGGAAACGGAAGACATGGAAGAGAATTGGCTGAAATGGCTCTGCGGCAGGTGGGAGCAACTGCTCTAATCAACGAGATTGTGGAAGCTGCCTCTGTATTGGTTATGGCAGCACGCGTGAGTGTGAATGTTCATGGTCCTTGGTATGCACAGTTAGTACATAATATGTGA
- the LOC132598681 gene encoding uncharacterized protein LOC132598681 isoform X2, translating into MKLFLNRRGHHNQNPNPNHTAMLPELASDSRDGTASSSSAVINSDEEEMEDDVDATASFSGTEIEDEQDGNGEPIVEEEEEDEATSKSLVAVETDNNNNNAFLRAEKPPTDDCCPICFANFVVPCRGPCGHWYCGGCILQYWNYGAALQPCNCPMCSRKLTDLTPESSLYSQQDAEVIEVLKKVRKYNRLFVGGSYGLMLKVLGLPFYMKRVFNEMMNPDRPGAHLNKLRIFAMFLGLLYTLSPFDFLRIGRSATERPSKCH; encoded by the exons ATGAAGTTGTTCCTCAATCGTCGAGGTCACCACAATCAAAACCCTAACCCTAATCACACAGCTATGCTTCCCGAATTAGCTTCCGATTCCCGTGACGGAACTGCCTCCTCCTCCTCCGCGGTGATAAATTCCGATGAGGAAGAAATGGAGGATGACGTGGATGCTACGGCGTCGTTTTCGGGCACGGAAATCGAGGATGAGCAGGACGGTAATGGTGAGCCGATAgttgaggaggaggaggaggatgaGGCAACTTCGAAGAGCCTTGTGGCTGTTGAGacagataataataataataatgcgtTTTTGAGGGCGGAAAAACCTCCAACTGATGATTGTTGTCCTATCTGCTTTGCCAATTTTGTTGTTCCTTGCCGAGGTCCCTGTGGCCACTGGTACTGCG GAGGTTGCATTTTGCAGTACTGGAATTATGGTGCCGCACTTCAGCCTTGTAACTGTCCCATGTGTTCGAGGAAGCTTACTGATTTGACACCTGAGTCATCATTGTATAGTCAGCAGGATGCTGAAGTAATTGAGGTCTTGAAAAAAGTTCGAAAGTATAATCGCCTTTTTGTGGGTGGCAGTTATGGCCTCATGCTG AAGGTGCTCGGACTGCCCTTTTACATGAAGAGAGTGTTTAATGAAATGATGAATCCTGACAGGCCTGGTGCTCATTTGAACAAATTGCGAATTTTTGCT ATGTTCCTGGGACTCCTTTACACACTCagcccctttgattttctcagaATAG GGAGAAGTGCTACTGAAAG GCCGTCAAAATGTCATTGA
- the LOC132598681 gene encoding uncharacterized protein LOC132598681 isoform X1: MKLFLNRRGHHNQNPNPNHTAMLPELASDSRDGTASSSSAVINSDEEEMEDDVDATASFSGTEIEDEQDGNGEPIVEEEEEDEATSKSLVAVETDNNNNNAFLRAEKPPTDDCCPICFANFVVPCRGPCGHWYCGGCILQYWNYGAALQPCNCPMCSRKLTDLTPESSLYSQQDAEVIEVLKKVRKYNRLFVGGSYGLMLKVLGLPFYMKRVFNEMMNPDRPGAHLNKLRIFAMFLGLLYTLSPFDFLRIGRQNVIDVFDYSAIALSSVLYLVGLYLRRRRFRHVREMAAADFAAH, from the exons ATGAAGTTGTTCCTCAATCGTCGAGGTCACCACAATCAAAACCCTAACCCTAATCACACAGCTATGCTTCCCGAATTAGCTTCCGATTCCCGTGACGGAACTGCCTCCTCCTCCTCCGCGGTGATAAATTCCGATGAGGAAGAAATGGAGGATGACGTGGATGCTACGGCGTCGTTTTCGGGCACGGAAATCGAGGATGAGCAGGACGGTAATGGTGAGCCGATAgttgaggaggaggaggaggatgaGGCAACTTCGAAGAGCCTTGTGGCTGTTGAGacagataataataataataatgcgtTTTTGAGGGCGGAAAAACCTCCAACTGATGATTGTTGTCCTATCTGCTTTGCCAATTTTGTTGTTCCTTGCCGAGGTCCCTGTGGCCACTGGTACTGCG GAGGTTGCATTTTGCAGTACTGGAATTATGGTGCCGCACTTCAGCCTTGTAACTGTCCCATGTGTTCGAGGAAGCTTACTGATTTGACACCTGAGTCATCATTGTATAGTCAGCAGGATGCTGAAGTAATTGAGGTCTTGAAAAAAGTTCGAAAGTATAATCGCCTTTTTGTGGGTGGCAGTTATGGCCTCATGCTG AAGGTGCTCGGACTGCCCTTTTACATGAAGAGAGTGTTTAATGAAATGATGAATCCTGACAGGCCTGGTGCTCATTTGAACAAATTGCGAATTTTTGCT ATGTTCCTGGGACTCCTTTACACACTCagcccctttgattttctcagaATAG GCCGTCAAAATGTCATTGATGTGTTTGATTACTCTGCCATTGCACTATCCTCGGTGTTATATTTAGTTGGGCTGTATCTTCGACGAAGACGTTTCCGCCATGTTAGGGAAATGGCTGCGGCAGATTTTGCTGCTCACTGA
- the LOC132598681 gene encoding uncharacterized protein LOC132598681 isoform X4, with product MKLFLNRRGHHNQNPNPNHTAMLPELASDSRDGTASSSSAVINSDEEEMEDDVDATASFSGTEIEDEQDGNGEPIVEEEEEDEATSKSLVAVETDNNNNNAFLRAEKPPTDDCCPICFANFVVPCRGPCGHWYCGGCILQYWNYGAALQPCNCPMCSRKLTDLTPESSLYSQQDAEVIEVLKKVRKYNRLFVGGSYGLMLKVLGLPFYMKRVFNEMMNPDRPGAHLNKLRIFAAVKMSLMCLITLPLHYPRCYI from the exons ATGAAGTTGTTCCTCAATCGTCGAGGTCACCACAATCAAAACCCTAACCCTAATCACACAGCTATGCTTCCCGAATTAGCTTCCGATTCCCGTGACGGAACTGCCTCCTCCTCCTCCGCGGTGATAAATTCCGATGAGGAAGAAATGGAGGATGACGTGGATGCTACGGCGTCGTTTTCGGGCACGGAAATCGAGGATGAGCAGGACGGTAATGGTGAGCCGATAgttgaggaggaggaggaggatgaGGCAACTTCGAAGAGCCTTGTGGCTGTTGAGacagataataataataataatgcgtTTTTGAGGGCGGAAAAACCTCCAACTGATGATTGTTGTCCTATCTGCTTTGCCAATTTTGTTGTTCCTTGCCGAGGTCCCTGTGGCCACTGGTACTGCG GAGGTTGCATTTTGCAGTACTGGAATTATGGTGCCGCACTTCAGCCTTGTAACTGTCCCATGTGTTCGAGGAAGCTTACTGATTTGACACCTGAGTCATCATTGTATAGTCAGCAGGATGCTGAAGTAATTGAGGTCTTGAAAAAAGTTCGAAAGTATAATCGCCTTTTTGTGGGTGGCAGTTATGGCCTCATGCTG AAGGTGCTCGGACTGCCCTTTTACATGAAGAGAGTGTTTAATGAAATGATGAATCCTGACAGGCCTGGTGCTCATTTGAACAAATTGCGAATTTTTGCT GCCGTCAAAATGTCATTGATGTGTTTGATTACTCTGCCATTGCACTATCCTCGGTGTTATATTTAG